A window of the Henckelia pumila isolate YLH828 chromosome 3, ASM3356847v2, whole genome shotgun sequence genome harbors these coding sequences:
- the LOC140889595 gene encoding uncharacterized protein, producing MANQNEDHPNLEVLVAQAVQRAFAERAGANPLHIDHNAHLDEIRKLKEEMEQLRKKQSGYLATTTRNIPFTQEILDADLPNQVKLPHVGEYDGKGDPEDHLARFENAALLHKYSDQIKCRSFLTTLIGPAQQWFNMLRPGEIKEFKDFSKFFLHHFASSKKHPTTTFSLFAIKQQEHENLRAYIRRFSALTLEVPMAIPDLLISAFMQGLDTKDFLKFLIKRPPETYEELLARAEKYVNMEEIQVSRAAVKRERPKSPKNNRVPNNNSGMGQPFRPALLGEFTSFTPLRMSKVRALQICDDRKLTQRPPWTENGPRNRQSDKYCHFHNEYGHTTEDCRQLDQEIERIIQQHSEIKNILIRQEGYRPNRKQQERLRQRARTAPPHEDFNSPKSGPA from the coding sequence aTGGCTAATCAGAATGAAGATCACCCAAATTTAGAGGTACTAGTAGCTCAGGCTGTTCAGAGGGCTTTTGCAGAAAGAGCAGGGGCCAATCCACTACACATTGATCATAATGCCCACCTCGATGAAATCAGAAAGTTGAAGGAGGAGATGGAGCAGTTAAGGAAAAAACAGTCCGGGTACCTAGCTACCACAACAAGAAACATTCCTTTTACTCAGGAGATATTGGACGCCGACCTCCCCAATCAGGTCAAATTGCCTCATGTTGGGGAGTATGATGGCAAAGGGGATCCTGAAGACCATTTGGCACGTTTTGAGAATGCAGCTCTGTTGCATAAATATTCTGATCAGATTAAGTGCCGGTCTTTCCTTACTACTCTCATAGGACCAGCCCAGCAATGGTTCAATATGCTACGTCCTGGGGAGATCAAGGAATTCAAGGATTTCAGCAAATTCTTTTTGCATCACTTTGCTAGCAGCAAAAAGCATCCTACCACTACTTTCAGCCTCTTTGCAATCAAGCAACAAGAACATGAAAATTTGAGAGCATACATCCGCAGGTTTAGTGCCTTGACTCTCGAGGTACCCATGGCTATTCCAGACCTGCTCATCAGTGCCTTCATGCAAGGGCTGGATACAAAAGATTTTCTTAAATTCCTAATAAAGAGGCCGCCAGAAACATATGAAGAATTACTTGCCCGAGCTGAAAAATATGTCAACATGGAAGAGATACAGGTTTCGCGGGCAGCTGTGAAGAGGGAACGGCCAAAAAGTCCAAAGAACAATAGGGTTCCAAACAATAATTCAGGGATGGGACAGCCATTCCGACCTGCATTGTTGGGAGAATTCACCTCTTTCACTCCTTTACGCATGAGTAAAGTCCGAGCCCTACAAATTTGTGACGATCGAAAACTCACACAAAGGCCTCCGTGGACGGAAAATGGACCCCGAAACAGGCAATCAGATAAATATTGTCACTTTCATAATGAGTATGGGCATACTACAGAAGACTGCCGACAATTAGATCAGGAGATTGAGAGGATAATACAACAACattctgaaataaaaaatatattgatcCGACAAGAGGGGTACCGTCCGAACAGGAAACAACAAGAAAGATTGAGACAGAGAGCCAGGACTGCTCCTCCTCATGAGGATTTCAATTCGCCCAAATCAGGACCAGCCTAG
- the LOC140889594 gene encoding uncharacterized protein produces the protein MEIDNQTVNTGSTLSFGPEDLKGVANNHNDALVIRAMVANYDVTRIFVDSGSFVNVIFQEAINQMDLGQYRIEPVVTSLFGFTGHAIQPVGPTMTTFMAVASALHQKIKFPVGNEVGEVQGDQVIAQKCYVEEVRIEQKVARTDNVDRPGFAGMEKFNLIEDTSVTAEEEIEEIMISPTSGMVKIARTLEAELKQLLLECLQKNKDVFAWSVLDLVGVHREIAEHKLNVIKGCRPIIQKKRHFGPEKDAVIKEQVDELLRAGHIEEIHFPTWLSNIVLVPKSTGK, from the exons atggagATTGACAATCAAACTGTCAACACTGGCTCGACCCTCTCTTTTGGGCCGGAAGATTTAAAAGGGGTTGCTAACAACCATAATGATGCACTGGTAATAAGGGCCATGGTCGCGAATTACGATGTGACCCGGATATTTGTGGATTCAGGCAGTTTTGTCAATGTTATATTCCAAGAAGCTATCAATCAAATGGACCTGGGACAGTACAGAATAGAGCCCGTCGTCACATCACTCTTTGGTTTCACGGGTCATGCAATCCAGCCTGTTGG ACCTACCATGACCACTTTCATGGCCGTTGCATCAGCTCTGCATCAGAAAATTAAGTTCCCAGTGGGTAATGAGGTCGGTGAGGTGCAAGGTGATCAAGTTATTGCACAAAAGTGTTATGTGGAGGAAGTCAGAATAGAACAAAAAGTAGCCAGGACTGATAATGTTGACAGACCTGGATTTGCTGGCATGGAAAAATTCAACTTGATAGAAGACACATCTGTCACTgctgaagaagaaattgaagaaataATGATCTCCCCTACTTCGGGGATGGTAAAAATTGCCCGTACCCTTGAAGCAGAGTTGAAGCAACTACTACTGGAATGtttgcaaaaaaataaagacgTCTTCGCGTGGTCAGTTTTAGACCTGGTAGGGGTCCATCGGGAAATTGCAGAGcacaagctcaatgtaataaagGGCTGTCGCCCTATTATTCAAAAGAAAAGGCACTTCGGTCCTGAAAAAGATGCAGTAATAAAGGAGCAGGTGGACGAGCTACTCAGGGCTGGGCATATTGAAGAAATCCACTTCCCGACCTGGTTGTCTAACATAGTCTTAGTCCCGAAATCTACGGGAAAATGA
- the LOC140889593 gene encoding uncharacterized protein → MEDFRRWVIMSVRVRSWNCDHLTLGGKTNISIRLDFKASNNEAEYEALLLELKAARNLGISRANLYSDSQLAIQQSNGRFECKDKKMLRYIKALDKAKEGFTELNLELIPRDKNMKADHLARLASALSNRSDPIVAGRELVSQLETLDEIIAQVPEGDWRYDMHKYLIKKELPSDNKKAKEVKRRALRFVVIDQILFKRSFSQPLLKCLGPDEANYVLREIHEGSCGSHLGSLALARKALLAGFFWPTMRKDSADLVNSCYNCQRHANLQWRPAEYMKAVMAACPFDQWVMDIVGPFPVSIGQRKFLLVAVDYFTKWVEAEPLAKIAENEVLNFLWKNIVCHFGIPRRLASDNGRQFCGSKVQAWFQEMKIEQVFTSVAYPQGNGQV, encoded by the coding sequence ATGGAAGATTTTCGTAGATGGGTCATCATGTCAGTCCGGGTGCGGAGCTGGAATTGTGATCATCTCACCTTGGGGggaaaaacaaatatttcaatcaGGTTAGACTTCAAGGCCTCAAACAATGAAGCGGAATATGAGGCATTATTGCTTGAGCTCAAAGCAGCACGAAACTTGGGCATCTCCCGAGCTAATCTGTATTCCGATTCCCAATTAGCAATCCAACAGAGCAACGGGAGATTTGAATGTAAAGATAAGAAGATGTTGAGATATATCAAAGCATTAGACAAAGCCAAAGAAGGGTTCACCGAGTTGAACTTAGAGCTCATCCCCCGGGATAAAAATATGAAGGCAGACCACTTGGCCCGCTTAGCCAGTGCTCTGAGTAACCGATCTGATCCCATTGTCGCAGGTCGGGAACTTGTTTCACAACTAGAAACTTTGGATGAAATTATAGCTCAGGTACCGGAAGGAGACTGGCGATATGATATGCACAAATATCTAATCAAGAAAGAATTACCGAGTGATAATAAGAAAGCAAAGGAAGTTAAGAGAAGGGCTCTCCGCTTTGTCGTGATCGATCAAATTCTGTTTAAAAGATCTTTCTCTCAGCCTTTGTTAAAATGTTTGGGTCCTGATGAGGCCAATTATGTCTTACGAGAAATTCATGAAGGGTCTTGTGGCAGTCACCTGGGCAGTCTGGCCCTAGCTCGAAAAGCACTTTTGGCAGGATTCTTCTGGCCAACCATGCGGAAAGACTCAGCAGATCTGGTTAATTCTTGTTATAATTGCCAGAGACATGCTAACCTACAATGGAGACCTGCAGAATACATGAAGGCAGTGATGGCCGCTTGTCCTTTTGATCAATGGGTAATGGATATTGTGGGGCCATTCCCTGTTAGCATAGGACAAAGAAAATTTTTATTGGTCGCAGTCGATTATTTTACCAAATGGGTTGAAGCCGAGCCCTTAGCCAAAATTGCAGAAAATGAAGTGCTCAATTTTCTATGGAAAAATATAGTGTGCCACTTCGGAATCCCTCGCAGGTTGGCATCAGATAATGGGAGACAGTTCTGTGGATCCAAAGTTCAGGCATGGTTCCAGGAAATGAAGATCGAACAAGTTTTCACCTCTGTAGCATACCCTCAAGGGAATGGACAAGTCTAA